One genomic region from Jilunia laotingensis encodes:
- a CDS encoding DMP19 family protein: protein MIEVTDAALRKAVGEGMDEFIQVFTDKYKEAIGDEWTAEAMSLLTGEQHSLLAYQIFRDEVMAGGFCQLIQNGYGGYIFDNPFAKVMRMWGAEDLSKLVYKAKKIYDDHRVDLEKERTDDEFMAMYEQYEAFDEIEEEYLDMEERVTALIARYVDEHLELFAKINK from the coding sequence ATGATAGAAGTAACGGACGCGGCTTTGCGTAAAGCGGTGGGAGAAGGAATGGATGAGTTTATCCAGGTATTTACTGATAAATACAAAGAAGCTATAGGCGATGAATGGACAGCTGAGGCGATGTCTCTGCTTACGGGAGAACAGCATTCTTTGCTTGCTTATCAGATATTCCGGGATGAAGTAATGGCGGGAGGCTTTTGCCAGTTGATACAAAATGGATATGGAGGATATATTTTTGATAATCCTTTTGCCAAAGTAATGCGTATGTGGGGGGCGGAAGATCTTTCAAAATTGGTGTATAAAGCAAAAAAGATATATGACGATCATCGTGTCGATTTGGAGAAAGAACGTACGGATGACGAGTTTATGGCAATGTATGAGCAATATGAAGCTTTTGATGAAATCGAGGAAGAATATTTAGACATGGAGGAACGGGTGACAGCGTTAATTGCAAGATATGTTGATGAACATTTGGAACTGTTTGCGAAAATTAACAAGTGA
- a CDS encoding Yip1 family protein, producing MTLISSPAKAWEEIRLEEDRRKVFMAFVYPMIGLCGLAVFAGSLLANGWGGPQSFQIAMTQCCAVAVALFGGYFLAAYAINQMQVKMFGKADDIPLTQQFAGYALVVTFLLKIITGLLPDFSIIGWLLQFYIVYVVWEGASVLMQVEEKNRLRFTILSSLLLIICPAVIQFVFNKLTAILN from the coding sequence ATGACACTGATTTCCTCTCCGGCCAAGGCTTGGGAGGAAATTCGTTTGGAGGAGGATAGGCGAAAAGTTTTCATGGCTTTTGTCTATCCTATGATTGGTTTATGTGGTCTGGCCGTATTTGCCGGTTCATTATTGGCTAATGGCTGGGGCGGTCCGCAAAGTTTTCAGATTGCAATGACACAATGTTGTGCTGTAGCAGTGGCTTTGTTCGGAGGCTATTTTCTGGCTGCCTACGCTATCAATCAGATGCAGGTGAAGATGTTCGGGAAGGCTGATGATATTCCACTTACCCAACAGTTTGCAGGCTATGCCTTGGTGGTCACTTTTTTGCTGAAGATAATTACCGGTTTATTGCCGGATTTTAGTATTATTGGCTGGCTATTGCAGTTTTACATTGTTTACGTAGTATGGGAGGGTGCTTCTGTTTTGATGCAAGTTGAAGAAAAGAACCGTTTACGATTCACCATTCTGTCTTCTCTGTTGTTAATAATATGTCCGGCAGTAATACAATTTGTTTTCAATAAACTTACAGCAATACTAAATTAA
- a CDS encoding DUF4373 domain-containing protein, producing the protein MKNDQFTLLPVCHMANDNILLLIEKCGMEGYGIYIALVGEIRLRDDYHVSSEIFS; encoded by the coding sequence ATGAAGAATGACCAATTTACCCTGCTCCCAGTCTGCCACATGGCAAACGACAACATACTCCTGCTTATTGAAAAATGTGGCATGGAGGGTTATGGTATTTACATCGCATTGGTAGGCGAAATCCGTCTACGGGATGACTACCACGTAAGCAGTGAAATCTTTAGCTAA
- a CDS encoding NigD1/NigD2 family lipoprotein, whose product MKQVNILMLALIVLMGGGFTSCMDGDSESPYDIAAYVTVSSYLGLDATLISDDGYKYKPTNPDFLKNKTTGEYVERAFVYLKLSEGVSLTQDQTKEYSVSIVDAQGLFTKTFCNRPDTIKNEYPIVQLGEAWATDRYYNIAFSFNGYATSPASFDMVPKRAENNTLYVKFVQTVGQKDVYNPLTAFISFNIPYLSAVNTLLSTYENPTVLKADDEGFIELVVEADKTGGTLQKEPLKIKLR is encoded by the coding sequence ATGAAACAAGTGAACATTTTAATGTTAGCCCTGATTGTTCTTATGGGTGGTGGTTTTACTTCGTGTATGGATGGGGATAGCGAGTCTCCTTATGATATTGCGGCATATGTGACGGTAAGTAGTTATTTGGGATTGGATGCGACTTTAATATCTGATGATGGTTATAAATATAAACCGACTAATCCCGATTTCCTTAAGAATAAAACGACTGGGGAGTATGTAGAGAGAGCGTTTGTATACTTGAAATTGTCCGAAGGAGTCTCTCTGACACAAGACCAGACTAAGGAATACAGTGTCTCTATTGTGGATGCACAGGGACTTTTTACTAAAACTTTTTGCAATCGTCCGGATACGATAAAAAATGAATATCCTATCGTACAATTGGGAGAAGCATGGGCAACTGATCGTTATTATAACATAGCCTTTTCCTTCAATGGATATGCTACCAGTCCTGCCAGTTTTGATATGGTTCCTAAACGAGCAGAAAACAACACGTTGTATGTGAAATTCGTTCAAACGGTTGGACAAAAAGATGTATATAACCCGTTGACTGCATTTATTTCATTTAATATTCCTTATTTGAGCGCTGTAAACACATTGTTGAGTACTTATGAAAATCCTACCGTGTTGAAGGCTGATGATGAAGGATTTATAGAACTAGTTGTGGAGGCCGATAAAACTGGAGGAACTTTACAGAAAGAGCCTTTAAAAATAAAGTTACGATAA
- the smpB gene encoding SsrA-binding protein, producing the protein MKLAPVNIKNKRATFDYELIDTYTAGIVLTGTEIKSIRLGKASLVDTFCYFAKGELWVKNMHIAEYFYGSYNNHTARRDRKLLLEKKELKKLERGTKETGFTIVPVRMFVNEKGLAKVVIALAKGKKQYDKRESLKEKDDRRDMDRMFKR; encoded by the coding sequence ATGAAATTAGCTCCTGTAAATATAAAAAATAAGCGTGCTACGTTCGATTATGAATTGATCGATACTTATACGGCAGGTATTGTGCTTACCGGGACGGAAATCAAATCCATCCGCCTGGGCAAAGCAAGTCTGGTAGATACGTTTTGCTACTTTGCAAAAGGCGAATTGTGGGTGAAGAACATGCACATTGCCGAATACTTTTACGGTTCGTACAATAATCATACGGCTCGTAGAGACAGGAAGCTATTACTTGAGAAAAAAGAGTTGAAGAAGTTGGAACGGGGAACCAAGGAGACGGGGTTTACCATTGTTCCGGTTCGCATGTTTGTCAATGAGAAAGGACTGGCTAAGGTGGTGATAGCTTTGGCCAAAGGTAAGAAGCAGTATGATAAACGTGAATCTCTGAAAGAAAAAGATGATCGTCGCGATATGGACCGTATGTTTAAACGGTAA